From Etheostoma cragini isolate CJK2018 chromosome 10, CSU_Ecrag_1.0, whole genome shotgun sequence, the proteins below share one genomic window:
- the gsr gene encoding glutathione reductase, mitochondrial isoform X2 gives MWNAAVHAEYLHDHGDYGFDVGNVRFSWEALKAKRDAYVSHLNRIYRNNLDKAKVQTIQGQARFTNDSEPTVEVNGKKYTAPHILIATGGQPTVLSDAEVPGGSLGITSDGFFELETLPKRSVIVGAGYIAVEMAGILSTLGSKTSLIVRQTGVLRNFDSFISTNCTKELQNTGVDLWKNSQVKSVCKTDKGLEVTIVTQDPEKKNDEEKIGTIQEVDCLLWAIGRQPNTSGLNIGEMGVDTDERGHIIVDEFQNTSRPGIYAVGDVCGKALLTPVAIAAGRKLAHRLFEGKKDSKLDYSSIPTVVFSHPPIATVGLTEEEAIKSRGKENVKIYKTSFTPMYHAITSRKSQCIMKLVCEGKEEKVVGLHMQGLGCDEMLQGFAVAIKMGATKADFDKTIAIHPTSSEEFVTMR, from the exons ATGTGGAATGCCGCCGTTCATGCGGAGTATCTTCACGATCACGGTGATTACGGCTTTGACGTTGGAAACGTTCGTTTCAGTTGGGA AGCTCTCAAGGCCAAAAGGGATGCCTATGTTAGTCACCTAAATCGTATTTATCGCAACAATCTTGACAAA GCTAAGGTCCAAACTATTCAAGGTCAGGCCAGGTTTACAAATGATTCTGAGCCGACTGTGGAGGTAAACGGAAAGAAATATACAGCCCCCCATATCCTCATCGCCACTGGAGGGCAGCCTACTGTTTTGAGTGATGCTGAAGTTCCAG GGGGAAGTCTTGGCATTACCAGTGATGGCTTTTTTGAACTTGAAACTCTGCCAAA GCGCAGTGTGATCGTGGGTGCAGGTTACATTGCAGTGGAGATGGCCGGCATCCTTTCCACCCTGGGGTCCAAAACATCCCTCATTGTTCGACAGACTGGA GTTTTGAGGAACTTTGACAGCTTCATAAGCACAAACTGCACTAAAGAACTGCAAAACACCGGTGTGGATTTGTGGAAGAATTCCCAGGTGAAGTCTGTTTGTAAAACCGACAAGGGACTGGAGGTGACGATCGTCACCCAAGACCCTGAGAAGAAGAACGACGAGGAGAAGATCGGCACCATCCAGGAAGTGGACTGCCTTCTCTGGGCCATCGGCAGGCAGCCAAACACTTCTGGACTGAACATTGGCGAGATG GGTGTGGATACAGATGAAAGAGGCCATATCATTGTGGATGAGTTTCAGAACACCAGCAGACCAGGGATCTACGCTGTAGGGGACGTTTGTGGCAAAGCTCTTCTCACACCTG TTGCCATTGCTGCAGGCAGAAAGCTGGCGCACAGACTGTTTGAGGGCAAGAAGGACTCCAAGTTGGACTACTCAAGTATCCCGACGGTGGTGTTCAGCCACCCACCCATCGCAACCGTGGGCCTCACAGAAG AGGAGGCCATTAAATCTAGAGGAAAGGAGAATGTGAAGATCTACAAGACTTCTTTCACTCCGATGTATCACGCCATCACGAGCAGGAAAAGTCAATGCATCATGAAGCTGGTGTGTGAGGGCAAGGAGGAGAAG GTGGTGGGTCTGCACATGCAGGGCCTGGGCTGTGATGAGATGCTGCAGGGATTCGCTGTGGCCATCAAAATGGGTGCTACCAAAGCAGACTTTGACAAGACTATTGCCATTCACCCCACCTCGTCTGAGGAGTTTGTCACAATGCGTTAA
- the gsr gene encoding glutathione reductase, mitochondrial isoform X1: MHLIKNALKTSTNMLFIRICRRLPTVSVSFTRHRVLIRRSMASDPTATETSRFDLLVIGGGSGGLAGARRASELGASAAVIESHKLGGTCVNVGCVPKKVMWNAAVHAEYLHDHGDYGFDVGNVRFSWEALKAKRDAYVSHLNRIYRNNLDKAKVQTIQGQARFTNDSEPTVEVNGKKYTAPHILIATGGQPTVLSDAEVPGGSLGITSDGFFELETLPKRSVIVGAGYIAVEMAGILSTLGSKTSLIVRQTGVLRNFDSFISTNCTKELQNTGVDLWKNSQVKSVCKTDKGLEVTIVTQDPEKKNDEEKIGTIQEVDCLLWAIGRQPNTSGLNIGEMGVDTDERGHIIVDEFQNTSRPGIYAVGDVCGKALLTPVAIAAGRKLAHRLFEGKKDSKLDYSSIPTVVFSHPPIATVGLTEEEAIKSRGKENVKIYKTSFTPMYHAITSRKSQCIMKLVCEGKEEKVVGLHMQGLGCDEMLQGFAVAIKMGATKADFDKTIAIHPTSSEEFVTMR, encoded by the exons ATGCATCTCATTAAAAATGCCCTTAAAACGAGTACAAACATGCTGTTTATAAGAATCTGCAGACGGCTTCCTACTGTGTCAGTGTCATTTACAAG ACACAGAGTTCTCATCCGTCGCAGCATGGCCTCAGACCCGACGGCAACAGAGACGAGCCGGTTCGATCTTCTGGTGATCGGCGGCGGATCCGGGGGGCTAGCTGGTGCTCGGAGGGCTTCGGAGCTCGGAGCATCCGCCGCCGTGATCGAGAGTCACAAACTCGGAGGTACCTGC gtcaATGTTGGCTGTGTCCCTAAGAAG GTTATGTGGAATGCCGCCGTTCATGCGGAGTATCTTCACGATCACGGTGATTACGGCTTTGACGTTGGAAACGTTCGTTTCAGTTGGGA AGCTCTCAAGGCCAAAAGGGATGCCTATGTTAGTCACCTAAATCGTATTTATCGCAACAATCTTGACAAA GCTAAGGTCCAAACTATTCAAGGTCAGGCCAGGTTTACAAATGATTCTGAGCCGACTGTGGAGGTAAACGGAAAGAAATATACAGCCCCCCATATCCTCATCGCCACTGGAGGGCAGCCTACTGTTTTGAGTGATGCTGAAGTTCCAG GGGGAAGTCTTGGCATTACCAGTGATGGCTTTTTTGAACTTGAAACTCTGCCAAA GCGCAGTGTGATCGTGGGTGCAGGTTACATTGCAGTGGAGATGGCCGGCATCCTTTCCACCCTGGGGTCCAAAACATCCCTCATTGTTCGACAGACTGGA GTTTTGAGGAACTTTGACAGCTTCATAAGCACAAACTGCACTAAAGAACTGCAAAACACCGGTGTGGATTTGTGGAAGAATTCCCAGGTGAAGTCTGTTTGTAAAACCGACAAGGGACTGGAGGTGACGATCGTCACCCAAGACCCTGAGAAGAAGAACGACGAGGAGAAGATCGGCACCATCCAGGAAGTGGACTGCCTTCTCTGGGCCATCGGCAGGCAGCCAAACACTTCTGGACTGAACATTGGCGAGATG GGTGTGGATACAGATGAAAGAGGCCATATCATTGTGGATGAGTTTCAGAACACCAGCAGACCAGGGATCTACGCTGTAGGGGACGTTTGTGGCAAAGCTCTTCTCACACCTG TTGCCATTGCTGCAGGCAGAAAGCTGGCGCACAGACTGTTTGAGGGCAAGAAGGACTCCAAGTTGGACTACTCAAGTATCCCGACGGTGGTGTTCAGCCACCCACCCATCGCAACCGTGGGCCTCACAGAAG AGGAGGCCATTAAATCTAGAGGAAAGGAGAATGTGAAGATCTACAAGACTTCTTTCACTCCGATGTATCACGCCATCACGAGCAGGAAAAGTCAATGCATCATGAAGCTGGTGTGTGAGGGCAAGGAGGAGAAG GTGGTGGGTCTGCACATGCAGGGCCTGGGCTGTGATGAGATGCTGCAGGGATTCGCTGTGGCCATCAAAATGGGTGCTACCAAAGCAGACTTTGACAAGACTATTGCCATTCACCCCACCTCGTCTGAGGAGTTTGTCACAATGCGTTAA